A stretch of the Erwinia sp. SLM-02 genome encodes the following:
- the leuB gene encoding 3-isopropylmalate dehydrogenase, with translation MSRTYHLAVLPGDGIGPEVMAQAGKVLESIRQRFSLRITTSEYDVGGVAIDRHGVPLPEATVKGCEQADAILFGSVGGPKWEHLPPAEQPERGALLPLRKHFKLFSNLRPASLYQGLEEFCPLRRDIADKGFDILVVRELTGGIYFGQPKGREGSGMHERAFDTEVYHRFEIERIARIAFESARKRRKKVTSIDKANVLQSSILWRQIVTEVAQDYPDVELSHMYIDNATMQLIKAPSQFDVMLCSNLFGDILSDECAMITGSMGMLPSASLNEQGFGLFEPAGGSAPDIAGKNIANPIAQILSLALLLRYSLDAGNAADAIEQAISRALEEGYRTGDLAGNGKAIGTDEMGDIIARFIREA, from the coding sequence ATGTCCAGAACCTATCATCTCGCTGTATTACCCGGTGACGGCATCGGACCCGAAGTCATGGCGCAGGCCGGCAAAGTGCTGGAAAGCATTCGCCAGCGCTTCAGCCTGCGTATCACCACCAGCGAATATGACGTTGGCGGTGTGGCCATCGATCGCCACGGCGTGCCGTTGCCGGAAGCCACGGTAAAAGGCTGTGAGCAGGCGGATGCGATCCTGTTTGGTTCCGTGGGTGGCCCGAAGTGGGAACATCTGCCACCGGCAGAGCAGCCGGAGCGCGGTGCGCTGCTGCCGCTGCGTAAGCACTTCAAACTGTTCAGCAACCTGCGCCCTGCCAGCCTGTATCAGGGCCTGGAAGAGTTCTGCCCGCTGCGCCGCGACATTGCCGACAAAGGCTTTGATATCCTGGTGGTGCGTGAACTGACCGGCGGGATCTACTTCGGACAGCCTAAAGGCCGTGAAGGCAGCGGCATGCACGAACGTGCATTCGACACCGAGGTGTATCACCGTTTTGAGATCGAACGCATTGCGCGTATCGCCTTCGAATCCGCGCGCAAGCGCCGCAAGAAAGTGACCTCAATCGATAAAGCTAACGTGCTGCAGTCCTCAATCCTCTGGCGTCAGATCGTGACCGAAGTCGCGCAGGACTATCCGGACGTTGAGCTGAGCCATATGTATATCGACAACGCCACCATGCAGCTGATCAAAGCGCCGTCGCAGTTCGACGTGATGCTGTGTTCCAACCTGTTTGGCGACATTCTTTCCGATGAGTGCGCAATGATCACCGGCTCAATGGGCATGCTGCCGTCAGCCAGCCTGAACGAACAGGGCTTCGGCCTGTTTGAACCGGCGGGCGGTTCAGCACCGGATATCGCCGGTAAAAATATCGCTAACCCAATCGCGCAAATCCTGTCGCTGGCGCTGCTGTTGCGCTACAGCCTGGACGCGGGCAACGCCGCCGATGCCATTGAGCAGGCTATCAGCCGGGCGCTGGAAGAAGGTTATCGCACCGGTGACTTAGCCGGCAACGGCAAGGCTATCGGCACCGATGAAATGGGCGACATCATTGCCCGGTTTATTCGCGAAGCATAA
- the leuC gene encoding 3-isopropylmalate dehydratase large subunit encodes MMKTLYEKLFDAHVVHEAPNETPLIYIDRHLVHEVTSAQAFDGLRAHGRPVRQPSKTFATMDHNVSTQSRDINASGEMARIQMSMLIKNCEAFGVQLFDLSHQFQGIVHVMGPEQGLSLPGMTIVCGDSHTSTHGALGALAFGIGTSEVEHVLATQTLKQARAKTMKVEVRGKTAPGITAKDIALAIIGKTGSGGGNGHVVEFCGEAVAALSMEGRMTLCNMAIELGAKAGLVAPDDTTFNYVKGRRFAPKDDQWQQAVDYWRTLKSDDGAHFDKVVTLEAGEIAPQVTWGTNPGQVIAVSDPIPDPVSFSDPVERASAEKALAYMDLKPGIRLTDVRIDKVFIGSCTNSRIEDLRAAAAVVKGHKIAEGVQGYVVPGSGPVKAQAEAEGLDKIFIDAGFEWRLPGCSMCLAMNNDRLSPGERCASTSNRNFEGRQGRGGRTHLVSPAMAAAAAVAGHFADIRELA; translated from the coding sequence ATTATGAAAACACTGTACGAGAAGCTGTTTGATGCGCATGTCGTGCACGAAGCACCCAACGAAACACCGCTGATCTACATCGATCGTCACCTCGTTCATGAGGTGACATCAGCCCAGGCCTTTGACGGACTGCGCGCGCACGGACGTCCGGTGCGCCAGCCGTCAAAAACCTTCGCCACGATGGATCACAACGTTTCAACCCAGAGCCGGGACATCAACGCCAGCGGTGAGATGGCGCGTATTCAGATGTCGATGCTGATCAAAAACTGTGAAGCCTTTGGCGTACAGCTTTTCGATCTCAGCCATCAGTTCCAGGGCATCGTTCACGTTATGGGGCCGGAACAGGGTCTGTCGCTGCCCGGCATGACTATTGTCTGCGGTGATTCCCACACCTCTACCCACGGTGCGCTGGGTGCGCTGGCGTTTGGTATCGGCACGTCCGAAGTTGAACACGTGCTGGCAACGCAGACGCTGAAGCAGGCACGGGCAAAAACCATGAAGGTGGAAGTCCGCGGAAAAACGGCACCCGGGATCACCGCCAAAGATATCGCGCTGGCGATTATCGGTAAAACCGGTAGCGGCGGCGGGAACGGTCACGTGGTGGAATTTTGCGGTGAGGCGGTAGCGGCACTGAGCATGGAAGGCCGCATGACCCTGTGCAATATGGCTATCGAACTGGGTGCGAAAGCCGGTCTGGTTGCGCCGGATGACACCACCTTTAACTATGTTAAAGGCCGCCGTTTTGCACCAAAAGATGACCAGTGGCAGCAGGCGGTGGATTACTGGCGCACGCTGAAGTCCGATGACGGCGCGCACTTTGATAAAGTGGTCACGCTGGAAGCGGGAGAAATCGCACCGCAGGTTACCTGGGGAACCAACCCCGGCCAGGTGATTGCCGTCAGCGATCCGATCCCCGACCCGGTTTCATTCAGCGATCCGGTGGAGCGCGCCTCCGCCGAGAAAGCCCTGGCCTATATGGATCTGAAACCCGGTATTCGCCTGACTGATGTGCGCATTGATAAAGTCTTTATCGGCTCCTGCACCAACTCCCGCATTGAGGATCTGCGCGCGGCGGCGGCGGTAGTGAAAGGCCATAAAATTGCCGAGGGCGTGCAGGGTTACGTGGTTCCGGGATCCGGTCCGGTGAAAGCGCAGGCCGAAGCCGAAGGGCTGGATAAGATCTTTATTGATGCCGGTTTTGAGTGGCGTTTACCCGGCTGCTCAATGTGTCTGGCCATGAACAACGATCGTTTAAGCCCCGGCGAACGCTGCGCGTCCACCAGCAACCGTAATTTTGAAGGCCGTCAGGGCCGCGGCGGGCGCACGCATCTGGTCAGCCCGGCGATGGCGGCGGCGGCGGCGGTGGCCGGGCATTTTGCTGATATCCGCGAGCTGGCGTAA
- the leuA gene encoding 2-isopropylmalate synthase, whose protein sequence is MSQQVIIFDTTLRDGEQALQASLSVKEKLQIALALERMGVDVMEVGFPVSSPGDFESVQTIARQIKNSRVCGLARCVEKDIDAAYEALRVAEAYRIHTFLATSPMHIATKLRSTLPEVIERAVKMVKRARNYTDDVEFSCEDGGRTPIDDLCRVVEAAINAGATTINIPDTVGYTLPYEYANIFTQLRERVPNIDKAILSVHTHDDLGMAVGNALAAVNAGARQIEGAMNGLGERAGNCALEETIMAIKTRGQLMNVHTRINHQEIYRTCQTVSQICNMPIPAHKAVIGSNAFAHSSGIHQDGVLKNRENYEILTPESIGLKQVQLNLTSRSGRAAVKHRMEEMGYSESDYNLDTLYEDFKALADKKGQVFDYDLEAMAFINKQSEEPEFFSLDTFNVQSGSSVIATATVQLLCGEEQKTEAATGNGPVDAVYQAINRITDFDAELINYQLTAKGHGKDALGQVDIVVKYNGRKFHGVGLATDIVESSAKAMVHALNNIWRARQVEQELQRKSTQQDQKETV, encoded by the coding sequence ATGAGCCAACAAGTCATTATTTTCGATACCACTCTGCGCGATGGTGAGCAGGCATTACAGGCCAGCCTGAGTGTGAAAGAAAAACTGCAAATTGCCCTGGCACTGGAGCGTATGGGCGTGGATGTGATGGAGGTCGGCTTCCCGGTGTCTTCTCCCGGTGATTTTGAATCCGTGCAGACCATTGCCCGTCAGATTAAAAACAGCCGCGTTTGCGGTCTGGCACGCTGTGTGGAAAAAGATATCGACGCAGCTTACGAAGCGCTGCGCGTGGCCGAGGCCTACCGTATTCATACCTTCCTGGCGACATCGCCCATGCACATTGCCACCAAGCTGCGCAGTACGCTGCCGGAAGTGATTGAGCGCGCGGTGAAGATGGTGAAGCGGGCACGTAATTACACCGATGACGTGGAGTTCTCCTGCGAGGACGGCGGTCGTACCCCGATTGACGACCTGTGCCGCGTGGTGGAAGCCGCAATTAACGCGGGTGCCACCACCATCAACATTCCAGATACCGTTGGCTACACCCTGCCCTACGAATACGCCAACATCTTCACCCAGCTGCGCGAACGCGTGCCGAACATCGACAAAGCCATTCTGTCCGTACATACCCACGACGATCTGGGAATGGCCGTTGGCAACGCGCTGGCCGCCGTCAATGCCGGTGCACGCCAGATTGAAGGCGCGATGAACGGTCTGGGCGAGCGTGCCGGTAACTGTGCGCTGGAAGAAACCATTATGGCGATTAAAACCCGCGGTCAGTTGATGAACGTGCATACCCGCATCAACCACCAGGAAATCTATCGCACCTGCCAGACCGTCAGCCAGATTTGCAACATGCCCATCCCGGCGCATAAAGCGGTAATTGGTTCCAATGCCTTCGCCCACTCCTCCGGTATCCACCAGGATGGCGTGCTGAAGAACCGTGAAAACTACGAAATCCTGACCCCGGAATCCATTGGTCTGAAGCAGGTGCAGTTGAACCTGACCTCCCGCTCCGGCCGCGCAGCCGTCAAGCACCGCATGGAAGAGATGGGCTACAGCGAATCCGATTATAATCTGGATACGCTGTACGAAGATTTCAAAGCGCTGGCCGATAAAAAAGGCCAGGTCTTCGATTACGATCTGGAAGCGATGGCGTTTATCAACAAACAGTCGGAAGAGCCGGAGTTCTTCTCGCTGGATACCTTTAACGTGCAGTCCGGCTCCAGCGTAATCGCCACCGCCACCGTGCAGCTGCTGTGCGGCGAAGAGCAGAAAACCGAAGCGGCAACCGGCAACGGCCCGGTTGATGCGGTATACCAGGCCATCAACCGCATTACCGATTTTGACGCCGAGCTGATCAACTATCAGCTGACCGCCAAAGGCCACGGTAAAGACGCGCTGGGCCAGGTGGACATCGTGGTGAAATATAATGGACGCAAATTCCACGGCGTCGGTCTGGCGACCGATATCGTCGAATCTTCCGCTAAAGCCATGGTACATGCGCTGAACAACATCTGGCGCGCCCGCCAGGTCGAGCAGGAACTGCAACGTAAGTCGACTCAACAGGATCAAAAGGAAACCGTGTAA
- the sgrR gene encoding HTH-type transcriptional regulator SgrR, translated as MSSPRLQQQFIRLWQYCDGQPQETTLNDLAVRLSCSRRHMRNLLNAMQEAGWLEWQAEAGRGKRSRLSFLYTGLALQQQRAEDLLEQDRIDQLVQLVGDKNRVRQMLLSHLGRSFRQGKHILRVLYYRPLLNLLPGTPLRRSETHLARQIFSGLARINEENGEAEPDIAHHWQQLTPLHWRFFLRPAIRFHHGRELDMEDVIASLQRLNDQPLFSHFERIESTTPWTLDIHLKHPDSWIPWLLASVSAMILPKEWPFMRNFARQPSGTGPYAVEHNQQSQLRISAFDDYFGYRALIDEVNIWVLPEISDELVYSGVKLQSDNTDEHPQESRLEEGCYFLLFDQRSALGGNEAVRRWLSSIFNPITLLNHSGIAYQRYWFPAWGLLPRWHHRHDMEITDKPEGLNSLTITWYSDQIEHQGIANALGPILAAHGVELITQELDYESWYQGNADSDIWLGSANFTLPLEFSLFSLLYEMPLMHHCVPIDWHQDARHWREQKLPLADWSKRLIDNHYLHPLFHHWLQLHGQRSMRGVRMNTLGWFDFKSAWFAPPDES; from the coding sequence ATGTCCTCACCGCGTTTGCAGCAGCAATTTATCCGGCTCTGGCAATACTGCGACGGCCAGCCGCAGGAAACTACCCTTAACGATCTGGCGGTGCGGCTCAGCTGCTCACGCCGCCATATGCGCAACCTGCTGAATGCAATGCAGGAGGCAGGCTGGCTGGAGTGGCAGGCGGAAGCCGGACGCGGCAAGCGGTCACGGCTCAGTTTTCTCTACACCGGGCTGGCCCTGCAGCAGCAGCGTGCGGAGGATCTGCTGGAGCAGGACCGCATTGACCAGCTGGTGCAGTTAGTCGGTGATAAAAACCGCGTGCGGCAGATGCTGCTGTCCCATCTGGGGCGCAGTTTCCGCCAGGGAAAACATATCCTGCGGGTTCTTTACTACCGGCCGCTGCTCAATTTGCTGCCGGGCACGCCGCTGCGGCGATCGGAAACCCACCTCGCCCGCCAGATATTCAGCGGCCTGGCGCGAATAAATGAGGAAAACGGGGAAGCCGAACCCGATATCGCCCACCACTGGCAGCAGCTGACTCCGCTGCACTGGCGGTTTTTCCTGCGCCCGGCGATCCGTTTTCACCACGGGCGCGAGCTGGATATGGAAGACGTTATCGCCAGTCTGCAGCGCTTAAACGATCAGCCGCTGTTCAGTCACTTCGAACGCATTGAATCCACAACGCCCTGGACGCTGGATATTCACCTGAAGCATCCGGACAGCTGGATCCCCTGGCTGCTGGCCAGCGTCAGCGCAATGATCCTGCCAAAGGAGTGGCCGTTTATGCGCAATTTCGCCCGTCAGCCGTCGGGAACCGGCCCGTATGCCGTCGAGCACAACCAGCAAAGCCAGCTGCGGATCAGCGCCTTCGACGACTATTTTGGCTATCGCGCACTGATCGACGAGGTCAATATCTGGGTGCTGCCTGAAATCAGCGATGAGCTGGTTTACTCGGGCGTGAAGCTGCAAAGCGACAACACCGATGAACATCCCCAGGAGAGCCGGCTGGAAGAAGGCTGCTATTTCCTGCTGTTTGACCAGCGTTCCGCGCTGGGCGGTAACGAAGCGGTACGCCGCTGGCTCAGTTCAATCTTCAATCCGATTACCCTGCTCAACCACAGCGGCATCGCCTATCAGCGTTACTGGTTCCCGGCCTGGGGACTGCTGCCGCGCTGGCACCATCGCCACGATATGGAGATTACCGATAAGCCCGAGGGGCTGAATTCGCTGACGATTACCTGGTACAGCGATCAGATTGAACACCAGGGGATCGCCAACGCGCTGGGGCCGATTCTGGCTGCCCACGGCGTGGAATTGATAACGCAGGAACTGGACTATGAGAGCTGGTATCAGGGTAATGCCGACAGTGATATCTGGCTGGGCAGCGCCAACTTTACGCTGCCGCTGGAGTTTTCGCTGTTCTCACTGCTGTACGAAATGCCGTTGATGCACCACTGCGTTCCCATCGACTGGCATCAGGATGCCCGGCACTGGCGGGAACAGAAGCTGCCTCTGGCCGACTGGAGCAAACGGCTGATCGACAATCATTACCTGCACCCGCTGTTCCATCACTGGCTGCAGCTGCACGGCCAGCGCAGCATGCGCGGCGTGAGAATGAACACGCTGGGCTGGTTCGATTTCAAATCCGCCTGGTTTGCGCCGCCGGACGAGTCATGA
- a CDS encoding MFS transporter encodes MKSLLARHRFNPVYLAFMAITFMVGIAGALQAPTLSLFLSREVDVRPFWVGLFYTVNAVAGIVVSLLLAKRSDNRGDRRMLILFCCLIAVANAVLFAFNRHYLTLITLGVLLSAIASVAMPQIFALAREYADSSAREAVMFSSVMRAQMSLAWVIGPPLSFSLVLNFGFTLMFSIAALLFVVCIAMIWFTLPSVPRVLPTTAVPVTEVSGLKNTDVRLLFIASVLMWSCNSMYVIDMPLYISSTLGLPDSLAGLLMGTAAGLEIPVMLLAGRYVRRTGKRNMMLLAVGCGALFYLGLVLLQNRAALMILQLFNAVFIGIIAGIGMIWFQDLMPGRPGAATTLFTNSISTGVILAGIFQGTVAENFGHHAVYMLALALVLVSFALSWRIREARAG; translated from the coding sequence ATGAAATCGCTGTTGGCGCGTCATCGTTTTAATCCGGTCTATCTGGCGTTTATGGCGATTACGTTCATGGTCGGCATTGCCGGTGCGCTGCAGGCACCGACGCTGAGCCTGTTCCTCAGCCGTGAGGTGGACGTGCGGCCATTTTGGGTGGGGCTGTTTTATACGGTGAACGCGGTGGCGGGGATTGTGGTCAGCCTGCTGCTGGCGAAGCGTTCCGATAATCGCGGCGATCGCCGCATGCTGATTCTGTTTTGCTGCCTGATTGCCGTGGCGAACGCCGTCCTGTTTGCATTTAATCGTCACTACCTGACGCTGATTACGCTGGGCGTGCTGCTTTCTGCGATAGCCAGCGTGGCGATGCCGCAGATTTTTGCTCTGGCGCGCGAGTATGCCGACAGTTCGGCGCGAGAGGCGGTGATGTTCAGCTCGGTGATGCGTGCGCAGATGTCACTGGCCTGGGTGATCGGGCCGCCGCTCTCCTTCTCGCTGGTACTGAACTTTGGTTTCACGCTGATGTTCAGCATCGCCGCGCTGCTGTTTGTGGTCTGCATCGCGATGATCTGGTTTACCCTGCCGTCGGTGCCCAGAGTGCTGCCGACCACGGCGGTGCCGGTGACGGAAGTTAGCGGCTTAAAGAACACCGATGTCCGGTTGCTGTTTATTGCTTCGGTGCTGATGTGGTCCTGCAACAGTATGTATGTCATTGATATGCCGCTGTATATTAGCAGTACGCTGGGCCTGCCGGACTCGCTGGCGGGTTTGCTGATGGGCACCGCCGCCGGGCTGGAAATTCCGGTGATGCTGCTGGCCGGGCGGTACGTCAGGCGCACCGGTAAGCGCAATATGATGCTGCTGGCGGTTGGCTGCGGCGCGCTGTTTTACCTTGGGCTGGTGCTGTTGCAGAATCGCGCGGCGCTGATGATTCTGCAGCTGTTTAACGCGGTATTTATCGGCATTATCGCCGGGATTGGGATGATCTGGTTCCAGGATTTGATGCCGGGGCGGCCGGGAGCGGCGACTACGCTGTTTACCAACAGTATTTCTACCGGGGTGATTCTGGCTGGGATATTCCAGGGGACCGTGGCGGAAAACTTCGGCCATCACGCGGTGTATATGCTGGCGCTGGCCCTGGTGCTGGTGTCGTTTGCGCTGTCGTGGCGAATTCGGGAAGCGCGGGCGGGATAG
- the ilvN gene encoding acetolactate synthase small subunit, with amino-acid sequence MRRVLSVLLENESGALSRVVGLFSQRGYNIESLTVAPTDDPTLSRMTIQTVGDQKVLEQIEKQLHKLVDVLRVSELGQGAFVEREIMLVKIQATGYGREEVKRSAEIFRGQIVDVTPSLYTVQLAGTSDKLDAFLSTVREVAEIVEVARSGIVGVARGERIMR; translated from the coding sequence ATGCGTCGTGTATTATCGGTTCTGCTGGAAAACGAATCCGGCGCATTGTCCCGCGTGGTAGGACTGTTCTCTCAGCGTGGCTACAACATTGAAAGTCTGACGGTTGCGCCTACCGACGACCCCACTCTGTCGCGAATGACCATTCAAACCGTCGGCGACCAGAAAGTGCTGGAGCAGATTGAGAAGCAGCTCCACAAGCTGGTGGATGTGCTTCGCGTCAGCGAACTGGGCCAGGGTGCATTTGTTGAACGCGAGATCATGCTGGTGAAAATCCAGGCGACCGGTTACGGTCGTGAAGAGGTCAAACGCAGTGCGGAAATTTTCCGTGGTCAAATCGTGGATGTGACGCCTTCGCTTTACACGGTTCAGCTTGCTGGTACCAGCGATAAGCTTGACGCCTTCCTCAGCACCGTGCGCGAAGTTGCGGAAATTGTTGAAGTTGCGCGTTCAGGCATCGTCGGCGTGGCACGCGGCGAGCGCATCATGCGCTAA
- the leuL gene encoding leu operon leader peptide has protein sequence MRSGSMIRSIRLLGLLLNASSLRGRRVGGINH, from the coding sequence ATGAGGTCTGGGTCAATGATTCGTTCCATCCGCCTACTCGGTCTACTACTAAACGCATCTTCGTTGCGCGGTAGACGAGTGGGCGGAATCAATCACTGA
- the leuD gene encoding 3-isopropylmalate dehydratase small subunit, whose amino-acid sequence MAKKFIQHTGVVLPMDLANVDTDAIIPKQFLQMVTRTGFGRNLFFDWRYSDAEGKVDNPDFILNKPEFSGASIMLTRENFGCGSSREHAPWALTDYGIQAIVGSDFADIFANNSFNNQLLLVSLAESEVDELFRMVAGDPGMQMTVDLENQQVRAGSKAYRFEIDSFRRHCLLNGLDAIGLTLQHDAAIGAYEQKQPVFLR is encoded by the coding sequence ATGGCGAAGAAATTTATTCAACATACCGGCGTAGTACTGCCGATGGACCTGGCCAACGTCGATACCGATGCGATTATCCCCAAGCAGTTCCTGCAGATGGTGACCCGTACCGGTTTTGGCCGCAACCTGTTCTTCGACTGGCGCTACAGCGATGCAGAAGGCAAGGTCGATAACCCGGATTTCATTCTGAACAAGCCGGAGTTCAGCGGCGCCAGCATTATGCTCACCCGCGAAAACTTCGGCTGCGGTTCATCGCGCGAGCATGCGCCCTGGGCGCTGACCGATTACGGTATTCAGGCGATTGTCGGCTCTGATTTTGCCGATATTTTTGCCAACAACTCCTTTAACAACCAGCTACTGCTGGTGTCGCTGGCGGAAAGTGAAGTTGATGAGCTGTTCCGCATGGTGGCAGGCGATCCGGGGATGCAGATGACCGTCGATCTGGAGAATCAGCAGGTCCGGGCGGGCAGCAAGGCGTATCGTTTTGAGATCGACAGTTTCCGCCGTCACTGTCTGCTGAACGGTCTGGATGCGATTGGTCTGACGTTACAGCACGATGCGGCGATCGGGGCTTACGAGCAGAAGCAGCCGGTGTTTTTACGCTGA
- the ilvI gene encoding acetolactate synthase 3 large subunit, with amino-acid sequence MEMLSGAEMVVRSLIDQGVKHVFGYPGGAVLDIYDALQTVGGVDHILVRHEQGAVHMADGYARATGDVGVVLVTSGPGATNAITGIATAYMDSIPMVVLSGQVMSSLIGYDAFQECDMVGISRPVVKHSFMVKSVEDIPTIMKKAFWLAASGRPGPVVVDLPKDMMNPANKLPYVWPEEVSMRSYNPTTQGHKGQIKRALQTLLAAKQPVIYAGGGVINAACHEELRQLAEKLNVPVTTSLMGLGAFPGTHRQCVGMLGMHGTYEANMTMHHSDVIFAVGVRFDDRTTNNLAKYCPNATVLHIDIDPTSISKTVSADVPIVGDAKLVLQQMLELLAQSDAQQNYDSLRDWWQRIEQWRARHCLEFDRTSDKIKPQAVIETICRLTKGDAYVTSDVGQHQMFAALYYQFDKPRRWINSGGLGTMGFGLPAALGVKLALPQETVVCVTGDGSIQMNIQELSTALQYGIPVLVLNLNNRFLGMVKQWQDMIYSGRHSQSYMESLPDFVRLAEAYGHVGISIDRPEELESKLAEALEQVRNERLVFVDVNVDGTEHVYPMHIRGGAMDEMWLSKTERT; translated from the coding sequence ATGGAGATGTTGTCAGGAGCCGAGATGGTGGTCCGATCGTTAATCGATCAGGGCGTAAAACATGTATTCGGCTACCCCGGTGGAGCGGTCCTTGATATTTATGACGCTCTGCAAACCGTTGGTGGTGTCGACCATATTCTGGTCCGCCACGAGCAGGGCGCAGTGCATATGGCGGATGGTTATGCACGCGCAACCGGCGATGTCGGTGTGGTGCTGGTGACCTCCGGCCCCGGTGCAACCAATGCGATTACCGGTATTGCCACGGCCTATATGGATTCAATTCCAATGGTCGTGCTTTCCGGCCAGGTGATGTCCTCGCTGATTGGCTACGATGCCTTCCAGGAGTGCGACATGGTGGGGATTTCCCGCCCGGTGGTGAAGCACAGCTTTATGGTGAAGAGCGTGGAAGATATCCCGACCATCATGAAGAAAGCCTTCTGGCTGGCGGCGAGCGGTCGTCCCGGCCCGGTAGTGGTCGATCTGCCGAAAGATATGATGAACCCGGCGAATAAACTGCCTTATGTCTGGCCGGAAGAAGTCAGCATGCGTTCTTATAACCCGACCACTCAGGGTCATAAAGGGCAGATTAAACGTGCGCTGCAAACGCTGTTAGCGGCGAAGCAGCCGGTGATCTATGCCGGCGGTGGCGTGATTAACGCCGCCTGTCATGAAGAGCTGCGCCAGCTGGCGGAGAAACTCAACGTGCCGGTCACCACATCGCTGATGGGCTTGGGTGCCTTCCCGGGAACGCATCGCCAGTGTGTGGGCATGCTGGGTATGCACGGCACCTATGAAGCCAACATGACTATGCACCACTCCGACGTTATTTTTGCCGTCGGCGTGCGCTTTGATGACCGCACAACCAACAATCTGGCGAAATACTGCCCGAATGCCACCGTGCTGCATATTGATATCGACCCGACCTCTATTTCCAAAACCGTATCGGCGGACGTGCCGATCGTGGGCGATGCGAAGCTGGTTTTACAGCAGATGCTGGAGCTGCTGGCGCAAAGCGACGCGCAGCAGAATTATGACAGCCTGCGCGACTGGTGGCAGCGTATTGAACAGTGGCGCGCGCGTCATTGCCTGGAGTTCGATCGCACCAGCGATAAAATAAAACCGCAGGCGGTTATCGAAACTATCTGCCGCCTGACCAAAGGCGATGCTTACGTCACTTCCGACGTGGGCCAGCACCAGATGTTTGCCGCGCTTTACTATCAGTTCGACAAACCACGCCGCTGGATCAACTCGGGTGGCCTGGGCACGATGGGCTTCGGCCTGCCTGCCGCGCTGGGCGTGAAGCTGGCGCTGCCGCAGGAAACCGTGGTGTGTGTGACCGGTGACGGCAGTATTCAGATGAATATCCAGGAGCTGTCTACCGCGTTGCAGTACGGCATCCCGGTGCTGGTGCTGAACCTCAACAACCGCTTCCTGGGCATGGTGAAGCAGTGGCAGGATATGATCTATTCTGGCCGCCACTCACAGTCCTACATGGAATCGCTGCCTGATTTCGTTCGTCTGGCAGAAGCCTATGGCCATGTGGGCATCTCTATCGATCGTCCGGAAGAGCTGGAGTCGAAACTGGCCGAGGCGCTGGAGCAGGTTCGCAATGAGCGTCTGGTGTTTGTGGATGTGAATGTGGATGGTACCGAACACGTCTACCCGATGCATATTCGCGGTGGCGCTATGGATGAAATGTGGCTGAGCAAAACGGAGAGGACTTAA